In Listeria monocytogenes, the following proteins share a genomic window:
- a CDS encoding DUF2262 domain-containing protein, giving the protein MSTGFRDSLFGSFSYAQGIYKGMISVSSIEIEVLILIDSENIQTLHEIYSQINLLSMESKKIASKLLINSINTELLNEEINKSLEVNELYQKMDLKRIIIPMKGFYRFIYEINSIVNAGIITVSGNTDIGLTNVELENIESIEIR; this is encoded by the coding sequence ATGTCTACAGGTTTCAGAGATTCTTTATTTGGATCTTTTTCTTATGCACAAGGAATCTATAAAGGAATGATCTCTGTCAGTTCTATTGAGATAGAGGTTCTGATATTGATTGATTCAGAAAATATACAAACGTTACATGAAATATATTCTCAAATTAACTTATTATCAATGGAATCCAAAAAAATTGCCTCTAAATTACTTATTAATTCCATCAATACTGAACTACTGAATGAAGAAATTAACAAAAGTTTAGAAGTCAATGAGTTATATCAAAAAATGGATCTGAAAAGAATTATTATACCTATGAAAGGTTTTTATAGATTTATTTATGAAATAAATTCTATAGTAAATGCTGGTATTATTACGGTATCCGGCAATACGGATATTGGATTAACTAATGTAGAACTTGAGAATATTGAAAGCATTGAAATAAGATGA
- a CDS encoding macro domain-containing protein, producing MTQITYLKGDATNPMTKGNKIIAHICNDVGAWGKGFVLAISKKWKEPEKAYKKWYKDNNNFERGEVQLIPVTEYISVCNMIGQEGIRTGAKGVPIRYEAVESCLEKLCEMAKEQQASIHMPRIGCGLAGGKWEIIEPIIKKTLVDNGIEVYVYDFD from the coding sequence ATGACACAAATTACTTATTTAAAAGGCGATGCAACAAATCCCATGACTAAAGGAAATAAAATTATTGCACATATTTGTAATGATGTAGGTGCTTGGGGGAAGGGCTTTGTTTTAGCTATTTCTAAAAAGTGGAAAGAGCCTGAGAAAGCTTATAAAAAATGGTATAAAGATAATAATAATTTTGAGCGGGGAGAAGTTCAACTGATTCCAGTGACTGAGTATATAAGTGTTTGCAACATGATTGGCCAGGAAGGAATTAGAACCGGGGCAAAAGGTGTGCCTATTCGATATGAAGCGGTAGAAAGCTGCTTAGAAAAATTATGTGAAATGGCGAAAGAGCAACAAGCAAGTATTCATATGCCTAGAATTGGATGTGGTTTAGCTGGTGGTAAATGGGAAATTATTGAACCTATCATCAAAAAAACACTTGTAGATAATGGTATTGAAGTCTATGTTTATGATTTTGATTAA